The Loxodonta africana isolate mLoxAfr1 chromosome 1, mLoxAfr1.hap2, whole genome shotgun sequence genomic sequence GCCTAATATTTAAGAATTTCCAGTCTATAATAAACTCCCCCCACCCTAGAAGTGACATGGAATATGCAGGAGTCTACCTGCACGTTACAATCCATGTTAAAAGATCCAGCAGCTGGGCTCTTGTGCTCCTTGCCCGACCCTATTCTGCTACATCTTAGTCCAACAGCCTCTGCTCTCCCCTTTGTTTAGCTCTTTCCCTGCCTTTAACACCTTAGCTTATCTTTCACTGGGCCCTGAGTCCTTTGGATGTCCTGGCCCACAACTACTCCTCTGGCTCCTGATTCAGGGACTATTATGGGTATAGAGCTCTCTGGCCTGGTCCTTTTTCACACTCAGTAGTCTCAGTGGAGTCTGGAACAggggtttttatttattattgtgcaGAAGAATCAGatggggagagtgttgagatTGTAAATTTAAGGACAGACCCCTCACTCAAGTCAGGGATATGGCCAGTATCTATtacagtgctgtccaatagaatttTCTATGAAGATGGAAATGTCGTCCAATAGGGTAGCTACTAACCATACGtgactattgagcacttgaaatgtggttagCGTTACTGAAGAAGtgaattcttaattttatttcGCTTTGATTAATTCAAATCTAAAAAGCCATATGTGagtaactaaaaaaagaaaaccgcctcattagtgaccctacaggacagagtagaactaccccatagggtttccaagggccacctggtgggttcgaactgctgaccttttggttagcaaatctCTTAAATCTCTCTTTTGGTTGCCAATCTATTAAacatgtgactagtggctaccatattggatgaTGCTTGTCTATAGGTTTAACAAGCAACCCAGCTGATTCAAACAAACGATAGTGTTTAACAACCACTTTAAAGAGCATTCCAGGTGACCCTAATGCTCACTTACTGGCACATGGTAAGTaatcaacaaatgaataaattGGTTAACAAGGGTAAATTCCCCTTGAAATTTAAGACTGTCTCTTccggaaaaagaaaaaaagctggtggtggggggaggagggtggCTGTTCTGGATTAAGAGAGGCTGAAAAAATACATGAAGTGCAATAAATTGACCTTAAAAGGCTCCTGATTCCAAaagtaaaaatcaaaaaaaaaaaaaaaaaaaaactacagaagaCATTTTTGGGACAATTGGGGAAATCTGAATATGGACAGCATGCTATGTTTTAGTTTTCTTAGTGAGGTAATGTTATTGTAGTTACAAAGGAAAATGTCCTTATTCTTAGGAGATACACACTGAAGTGCTTAGGGAGGAAAAGTCACAATATCAGCAACTTATTTCCAAGTGGTTCAACCAAaaacggtgtgtgtgtgtgtacgtgtgaaGCGACAGAGCGTGTACAAAAGCGGCAACATCTTAACTACTGTTGAATTTAGGTGGAGTACATTTGGGTGTTCCTGGTATGTATTTCTTTACCTTTTctgtatatttgaaaattttcaaaggaaaagagaaaagttgAGGGAAAAGTCACCCACGTTAAGTTGGCCAAacctaaagtaaaataaagttttaaaatactGCATCTCCTGACTTTTGGGTGCTaactccccaccccacccagacTAACACAGTGCTAAAATTATGCCACAGAGTCTGTAGATGGGGTATTGCAACTGGCAACCTACAGATCCTATCTAGATGACATACATGTTTTTCTTGGCCCAAatagagttttgtttttaaaattaaattacttGATAAAAATCAAGGGATTTTTATTCTGATAAGTGATGAAATATTTTGTGGTATAATggaatataaaattattatttcgTAATAGCAAGTAAGTACAGTCCACTTCCTATGAGACAAGTACTGTTCTAAGTATATTAACTAACTTAATCCCCACAACACCCTTATGAGTTAGGTACTAGTATTATCCTCCCTTTACagataggggaaaccctggtggcatagtggataagtgctacagctgctaaccataagggtcggcagttcaaatccaccaggtgctccttggaaactctatggggcagttctaccctgtcctgtagggtcactatgagttggaactgactcgacggcactgggtttggtttgattttggtttacagATAGGGTGACTAATGCAAAAAGAGGTTAACTAACTTTCCCTGTCTCACAGCTACTGATTTGTAGCACTAGGGTTGAAAACGACGCAGTCTGACTCCTAACCAGTACACTATACACCGCCACTCACAAAAATCTGCATTCCCACCTTCAATGGAAAAATCAGAAGATGTGGCAACATGTTCCACATGGGACTGATTGACCAGCGCCAAGTAGTTGCGCTACCCTGAAAACAGGGCATCTTGTCTACTTGCCCAAGTCTGCTCAACCAGCTGCTGGAGCCTTTGGAGTTTTGACCCCTGCTTTTCTAGCACAGCACAGCTGAATACAGCAGGGTGAATGGCACATGGTAGATACCTTAGAGACACTGCCCCAGATCAAGATGGATATCTAGCTGGCCTCTGAGTGAACAGAAAGCTCCAGTAGAAGAGAAGGCGAGCAGGGTAAAGTGAGCCGGATGTGGGAGGGTTTGGAATGTCAGGATAATTGTCAGTAGACAGTGCAGAAAAGAAAAGAGGAGCAGAAGTTACACACCTCGTGGTTAGTAATATGCCCCATTAGAGGGCTGTGTGAGTCCATGAAAAGAGCATAGGCCAGCATGGCCTGGGTTGGAAACCTGTCTCCAGCACTTTGCAGCGGTGcgaccttgaacaagttacttaacctctccaagTTTCGCTGTATGACACTACAGTTAACGGTAAAATGGGGCAATGACATTCACCTCCAGGGAGACGAAGGGATTGACTGAGAGAATATATAAAGTCTCTTTGGTGCCTGTTAATATACATAACTACAATATTTTTCTTACTAACCATTCATATTCATATTTTCTCCTAGAGTTAAGAAGCAAAGAGAAATTGAGAAGCCATGGTAAGTAGCAGGTGCTTATTGGGTCTTCGCATTTCAGAGCTGTAGGCCTGGCTTCATTTAGCCTGCAGCCCCAGCAGCTGGCCGATTCATCCTCACGGTGATGATACTTACTAGAACAGAATCTGGAAGAAACTGAAACATAGTAGGTGGAAAGCATAGAAGTGAGAAagatgaataagtaaagcattttaGTAAAACACTTTTTTAAAGTAGCAAAAAAGTCAACAATAATCTATATGTCCAACAATTCCTTCACTCAGCTAACATTACTGAGTACCTACCACAGTCCAGGCCCCACTCCAGGTACTGGGGATGCAACTGTGAGCAAAACCAGACATGGCCTCTCTCCAGCCAGCATCTCCCCCTGGTGGTGGTTGATTAAATGAAGATGAGCTCACCCATGTTCTGGAATGTTCCACTACTATTATGAAGAAAGTTTGCcaataataattaataaaaagCAGTCTAGTCTCAGGTTATAATAGCAAGTTAAAAAGTGGAACGCAAAACTGTATTCATTGCATTAGCTATGAATATAAATCACCCACAATCCACAACTGAAATATAACATGGTAGTCCTTTACATAcagccttccccccaccccattctCAGTGCATTTAGGAgctcagtggcacagtggttaagagcttggctgctaaccaaaaggttggtagtttgggtccaccagaaaccctatggggcagttctactctgtcctatattgtcgctatgagtcgggattgactgtacggaaagggtttggtttggtttgaagtaCATTTACTACGTACATATAATAAACAATTGGAGAGTAAAGAGTTGATAGTTATTTCTGGGTTGTGGATTTGAGTgaattttgctttcttctttgtgatttttatattttccaaGCATGTGTAAACAGGAAATAAGTCAATAAAAGCGCAGTCACAGACACAGGTAGAGCTGCTCTTCCAGCGctgatttattttctctctttcccttgccCTTGGTGTCCCCAGGGCAGAGCGCGCCGGCCTCCATCTGGGCAGCACAGGCATTGTGAGGGATGCTTCGACCGCCACTGCCATGTTCCTGTGGAGCCTGACGTCTCCTGCATGGTGATAAACTGCCACCTGCTCTGTGGGGCCACCTTCCACATGTGCAAAGAGGCAGAACATGAGCTTCTTTGCCCTCTAGAGCAGGTTCCATGCCTCAACTCCGAATATGGCTGCCCGCTTTCCATGTCCCGCCACAAGCTGGCCAAGCACCTGCAGGTGTGTCCTGCCAGTGTGGTCTGCTGCTCCATGGAGTGGAACCGCTGGCCCAACGTGGACTCTGAAACAACCCTTCACGAGAACATCATGAAAGAGATCCCCAGTGAGGAGTGTTTGGACACAGCCCTGGCCCTCCGGGACCAGAAAGTCCTTTTTAGGTCCTTGAAGATGGTGGAACTTTTCCCAGAAACTAAAGAGGTCATCAAGGAGAGACCGACTGTGAATGGTGAAGCCACTTGGGAAGAAATGGCAGGGGCAGTGGGTGGAGCCGATGTGGATTTGGTACCACGCGGCTCTCTGTCAACAACTAATGAAGAGATGGCAGAGCTGAGTCAAGAAGAACGAGAGGCattagccaaaaccaaagaagggATGGACCTGATCAAGTATGACAAGTGGGAAAATATCTTCAGCAAAGAACACGCAGCCTCTGCTTTAACAAAATCACCCTCCGGCTGTGAGAGCGAGAGCAAGAGAAAGAATGCCTCAGGGAAAGAACAAGTTTCCAGAGACAATAACGCAGTAGGAGAGGGCGTAGCCAAAGGGAAAGAACCACAGGAAACCCAGAAAAAGGAGGACTTTCACACAGCTGTGGAAACAGTGGGGCTTGCCCCTTGGCAGGATGGTGTTCTGGAAAGACTAAAAACAGCTGTGGATGCAAAGGACTATAATATGTATCTGGTGCACAATGGGCGGATGCTTATTCACTTCGGCCAGATGGCTGCTTGTACACCTAAGGAGAGAGACTTTGTTTATGGCAACCTCGAGGCTCAAGAAGTTAAAACTGTTCACACCTTCAAAATTCCTTTGAGCTATTGTGGAAAGCGGGCTCGACTTGGAGATGCCATGTTGAGTTGCAGGCCAAGTGAACACAAGGCAGTAGACACCTCAGATTTGGGGATCACCGTGGAGGATCTGCCCAAATCAGATCTCATCAAGACCACCCTTCAGTGCGCTTTGGAAAGAGAACTCAAAGGTCATGTCATCTCTGAATCCAGGAGCATTGATGGGCTGTTCATGGATTTTGCCACACAGACCTACAACTTTGAGCCAGAACAGTTTTCCTCTGGGACGGTGCTGGCTGACCTCCTGACTGCTGCCAGCCCAGGGGGGCTCCACGTGGAGCTCCACAGTGAATGTGTGACCAGGCGACACAACAAGAGCAGCTCCGCCTTCACTTTCACTTGCAACAAGTTCTTCAGGAGGGATGAATTCCCCCTACACTTCAAGAATGTCCACACAGACATTCAGTCATGTCTCAATGGCTGGTTCCAGCATCGATGCCCTCTAGCTTATTTGGGATGTACATTTATTCAGAACCATTTCCGTCCCCCGGGGCAAAAAGCTAAAGTGATCTATAGTCAGGAGCTCAAGACCTTTGCCATCAAGCCAGAGGTTGCTCCAGAGCTGAGTGAGGGGACAAAGAACAACTATCCCTCGGGCTGTGGAAGAAAAAGCCAGAATTCTCTAACCAGCTTGCCCCTGGAGATCTTGCAGTATATTGCTGGGTTCTTGGACAGCATCAGCCTGTCCCAGCTCTCCCAGGTATCTGTGCTGATGAGGAATATCTGTGCCACTTTGTTACAAGAGAGAGGGATGGTCCTCCTGCAATGGAAGAAGAACAGGTATTCCCACGGAGGCACCTCCTGGAGAGTCCACCGAGAGGCAAgtaaacattcatttattcagcaaatatttattaggtgcctctatgtgccaggcactgggaagGTTGCTGGGAATTAACAAGGTCTCTGCTCTCAAGGAATTCTAGTAGAGAAGATGGGCttataaacatataaatatgaatggtaccagttgccattaagttgattccaacttatggcgactccatgtgtcagaatagaactgtgcatcataggattttcaatggctggttgttcagatgcagattgccaggccttctgaggcacctctgggtggacttgaaccttcagcctttcagctagcagccaagcgcattaaccgtttgtaccaccccgCTTATAAATTGTCCTGAATATCTTCCATTTGCCCACATGATCCATGATCCATCCTTCACCCTCCTGCTCTGCCCTCAGGAAGCTGATCTCTCTGGGCTGCAGCTATAGGCTCCCTTGTCTGCTGCCTTCCAGTTGGGTTAGTCCAATGGGAGTGTATCAGCAAGAGATGGGAACGAGGGAGAAGAATGAGGTTGGTGTATCTATTCTCTGGCTTCCTCCCTGCCATGACACTGTGACCGGCATGGCTCTTAGGTGGCCGTCTCCACAAAGCTACTCTCTCTGAGTTCCAGTaactcttccttcttccttttcaggCCTAGAGCAATAACACTTTTGATTGTTACTAACCCTGGGTACTGTACTCTATCTTGTGGTTTCCTACCCACACATTTGTAAATCATTGccttttttctaaattcttttcaaATTATCCAATTTGAATGTGCTGTCTGTTCCTTTGACAAAGGCATTTTGAAAATCTAAATGAATTTGGTTCACTGATTTCCCCTGGTTCAAatgcttaatttaaaaaaaaaaactcttctgtATAAATCAAAAAAATTTTCACTTCAGAGAAATTTTGTTCCTTATCCCCCGATAGGGCCATACTGCTCGCCTATATTATAACTCCTATCAGCTTGTACTATACAGAAGTGAGGCTTTTAATTCATAGTGTCTAAGGTGCTCTTAGCATCCCTTCTCATGGTAGATACATTGGTAATCCGAACCCTGAACTTATGATGCCCATTGAGGTCAATGATTCCATAATCTCGTTTTTTCAGTTGGTTTCCAATATGTGGGCGTTTGCAAACCGGCCTTggagagttagggttgtttgtatcTATTTTCTTTGATTAATATGTCTAAGATATCTTGTATATTTTCCATTATTTATTCCCTGAGCAGTCTTCTTCAAAAAATAACTGTGGGAATCTCCCACATGTATTCACGGCTGCATCCATGTGTAAAATAAACAGTGTGTGCCAACCAACCATGAGTCAGACATAAAGATGAATGAGACTAAGACTCTGCCTTCAGGAACCTTACAGTCTAGAACTGCCTAATATCTTTCTCTATAAAATCAGAATAATTATTTTGATTATATTTGTCCCCAATTCAATGATTGCAAACCATTCTTGAATATCATTTAGGGCAAACCAACTTCCTCGCAGGAAGAAAGACAGACAATTTAGTTGGGCCTAAATGATGTTCATATTAAAAtggtttttaaagaaaaaagagaaagagttcTAATATCCCAGACAAGATTTTTCTTGCATAGGAACAGTAGTAACGAGAAACTGAGGGTGAACTGGTCAAGACAGAAGGGTATTAGGTTATGCCTAACTTCATAGGCAGATTTTAAAACCAATGACTTGCCATTGCAGCCCAAATAGAAAGGCCAGAGGGTGTTTAATTGAGTACCGTGCCCCTAGAAACTCTCCTATGGGCTTCCTGTTCTAATGAAACTGATATTAGTAAGGATAGTTTTCATTACaagcagtaataataaaaaaaaaaactggcataaaCAATAAAGGGAGTTTATTGGACAATATAACTAAAAAATCCAAAGATAACAGCTTTAGGTAAAGATTGACCTAGCAGCTCCACAGTGTTCTCCAAAGACGGTATTTACTTCCATCCCTCACCTCTACTTCCTCGACAGTGTTTCCATTCTACAACATAATTCTCCCATGGTGGTCCCCTGTGGCTGCCAGCAGCTCCTAGGACTACAGCTTCCCAAGTCAAGTTCACGGGGAAAAAAGAGAATCTGCTTCTTGATATCTCAGCCAGAAGTTCTAGAGTAGAGTCTCATTGGCATTGTTTGTCCTGATTTGAGCCATGTGTCTATGCTAGACCCAACCACtgtggctgggggaggagggacaGCAGCAATATGCTGATTGGATTAAACCAGTCCTAGGCTACCACTAGAGCTGATGCAAGTCATTCCCACACAAGTTACTTGGCTGGCTGGAAACTAGGAATTGGACACTGGGAAAGAAACTAACAAATATCTGAGGCAGTCACTAAACACTCTCTGGAAGCTCAGAATGGGAAGAACGGAAAAGTATGTCTTGCAGTGTTCAAATAAAGCCAGTTGGAGGGTGTTGCCCCAGCGTTGACTTTTGAGCTTCCTTCTTTCCCAACAGGTCTGGCAGTTCAGCAGCCTCTTCTCCAAAATCAAGAGCTGGGAGTTTAATGATGTCACCTCCATGTCTGAGCACCTGAAGACTTGTCCTTTCAACGTCGTGGAGCACAAAACTGACCCCATCCTTTTGACCAGCATGTGTGAGCCCCGTGACCAGGCCCGAAAGACCTTAGTCTCCACCTTTACAAACAGACTACGGGGAAGAAACATTTTCTAGAGATTGACACCACCATTCTAGGCTTCCCCCTCGGAGTTCCTGAAAGTAGGACAGAGCGTGGTTTTGAGGACTCCCCTCTGTAAACTGCGCATGTGCGTCTCTAGGGTGGTTTGGAACATGCAATGTCCTCCAAAACCTGAGTGGTTGCACGAGGTCTAAGAATTTCCTAAGCCATGGCTTGTAGAATTGCTATAGGGCCGTATTCATCACTTATTTCCTTTCCATTTGTTTCTGAAAATAAATTGGCCTGAGGAGAAAATAGTAACTGAGGCCACTTGAAAAATGAGAGAGCAAAGAAGTTCCTCAACCAGCGCAGGCCTGTGCTTTCACAAAGAGCTTTTTAGTCTGCAAAACACTTTCAAACGCGTAGGGCAGGCGATgcaggggtgagatcagtggttCAGTGAGTTACCTCGCAGGGCACCCATGGTGAAGTGTACAGCTTGAAGGCCCCAGATCTGGGTCTGCTTAATGGCTAGgtccagggcttcttttgcttgcCCCACCGCCTTTAAACCCAGCTAGTCCCCACACAGCCTGACAGAGAAGAGCCCCCTAACTGAGCACAGTGGCCCCTGAGGATACCACAGGCCAAAGGGTGAGACAGAAGTGAAGTCACAGAGCATGTTGTATAGAACCCAGGGCAGAATCTTACCTTGCATAGTTACCCACAATGGGTCGCATCTTAAACAGCTCTTTTAGTTACTAAAACAATTTTATACACATGGTGATTTTAAGTCAGGAACCAGATGGAGCTGATTTGTTTGTGTGGCTTCCTGTCCTAGGTCCACGTGCCGAAATATATGCTTTCCGTTCTTCCCAGGTGAAACCAAAGGCAGGGAAGTTACTTGTCTTGTGTTTATATCCATCTCACCTTAATTGATGCCATTTACCCAGCAGTCCTAGCAGTCCTGAAGTAAATGAGAATTAGTGGGTAGGCGAACAGACATTGAGGGGAAGCAGAGAACAAAGAACTTAGGTAACAAAAAAGGAGTCTATTAGTGTGGGTGAAAATGGTTGGGATCTGGTGTAGATTTGCTAGACCTCTGAGAGAGGTCGAGAAGGCATTAGAGCAAGTCCCAGGACAGAAATACACCCATCGCTTTATTTTAATGTGCCACTGGTACTATTTGGTAACATATCTCTATTTTTCCTAATTCTCATTGTTTGGTTTACATTTCACATTTATATTTAAGACACCATTTTCTAAAAATATAGCAAGAGTGTGATCTAAGATTTTATTATGGTTTATTCAGCAAAACGGAGTAATTGGAAATAGCACCGaagcaggaaagaaggaagagagttCGCCTGGTATCAGTTCCATGCCTTCTGAATCTAATCCTTCCTTCTCTGGAGGAAGAGAGCTCCTAAAGTCCACTCtgggtttcttcttttgttagaaaaagagagaaaggggagCTATAGACCAACGGAGATGAAAAACGGGCTGCTGTTACAGGGATGAGAAGGAAGGTACTACATAAGGAAGAAAGCAGAGGGCCTTCCCTCTACCACCTGGGTGGGCGGGGGCCGCACAGGGGCTCCAGCGGCAGCCAGGGGAGTGCCCACACCTGCTGTGGGCTCCGCACCTCCGGGAGCACTTTCCTCTCACAGTTGCTGCCTGACTATACTGAATGGATCAACACTATCAAACACTTTATGAGCTATCTAATTGTATATGTTGCAGAAAATCAGGGTACTACAGGTATCCACTGGCGTCCATGGGGTAcaaatggctgctaactgaaaggttagaagttaaAGCCCACctaaaggtacctcagaagaaaggcctggcaacctacttctgaaaaatcagctattgaaggcactatggagcacagttctactctgccacagacatgggatcaccatgagatGGAGTCACCTTGACAATAACTGGAGGTTACTGGCTATAcagaaaaaacccaaaacctcgttgccatcaagtcgattttgactcctagcgaccctatgggacaaagcagaactgccccacagtgtttccaaggagcggctggtggattcgaactgccaaccttttagttagcagccgagctcttaaccactgtgacaccagggccccagcccccccccccccccccggttaTACAAGTACATGCATTTGATGGTGAGAAGGCAGATGgagcagaagggaaagaggctgtGGTTTAGGCAGAGGATTTGCTTAGTGAGATGAAGCTGTAGTGAGCAACACAAGCGGGGAGCACTGACAGAGTCAAGGCAGCTAGACACAGTGTGGGATTAAGCAGCAGCTCAGGGGAGCTGAAAAGGGACTGTGTACCTAAGAACAGGAGCCGGGACTGGGGAGATGTCTGTGAGCAAAACCCTTGATGAGTATCACCACCAAGAAAGTCAGTTCAGAGTAGAGATCAGAGGAGCATGGAGAAGGGTGAGGCAGGAAGGACCTTGCTGCCTTAGTAGCACGGGAATCTGGAGGAAAAGGTCTATCGTGTACGAATGAAAACGCTAAAAAAGCAAGGTGGAACTTGGAGATGTAAGAGGAAAGCTGCTGTGAAAGCTTGATCAAAGTGTGATGTCAAATCAAAATGAGGTGAGGAATGAGATGTATGTATCTACGGTGACTGGAAATCACGGTATCTCTCTAAGCAGAAATAAAAACTGCTTTATACTCTGAAAGGCTAGCCGGGTGAATCTTGTGGGTTCTAGAAACAGATTTGGGATTCACTGCCATAAAAGTCAGCACTGAAACCAAAGGACTGCGTGTCCAGAAGAAAGACCACAGGACGAGCCAGAGGCATGCAGTGCTCTAGCCACGCGGCATCTCAGAAGCCCTGGAGCAGCTCTGGGTATCAGCCACTGAACACAGCCCTTCCTTGCTCCCACTGCTCTTCCcttctgtgaaagctggacccaATTCCAGATACTGGTTACGGCACAAATTTCTATGTTCTACCACCCAGCGAGCTCCTACACCAACCCCCTggcttccattttggttttgtcCTAGGATCCCCTTATCTCTGACCTTACTAAGGCTGAGCTCCATGGCCTGGCCTCCACTTTCTCTCATCTCCATACTTTGCTTGGCGATTAGCTTGTTGCCCACCATAGGCTGTCCAAATGCCCTCATCTGTTTTCCTATCTGCGTTGGCCCTGGGCCAGGAAGAAGTTCCTCCATCTGCCCACTTCCCCGGCCATTGATTTCCATCAAACATCTAGCTACAAGGCTGTCTGGACTTTCTGAAGTGGGGGCCGCTGTCTCTGGCACCAAATCGTCTTAACACCTCGCCCAAGCCTGAGTTCCTTTAGTTTTACTCTTTTCTGTTACAAAGCCTCCCTTTTCCTACTTTCTATCCCCTAAGTCGTGTTTCTTCCTCTAGAGTTGCCGTGCCTGAAAAGAGTGTCATCATCACTCCCAGGCAGAAGGTGGCTGGTCTCCCACAACTGCTGAAGCCAGTAGAGGCTGAACTGCCTTCATGTGGAAACTACCTGGCCCCTGTTACCCCACCTTACTGCCCATTCTCCAGTCTGACCTGTTTTCGTCTAGGTTTAAAGTGCAGCCTGAGGGAAAGGACCAGTCTTTGACATTCAGGGTACAGGTGGATGGGTAGGAGGGAGTCTTCTGGATATACCTAGAAGAGGGAAGAGAATTGGAGCCCATGAGAGCCCAGGGCCACTGAGGGCTGCACAAAAAGTACTACTTAGCTCAGCATAAGGGTGAACCATAGTCTcactttatttccaactttagGACTGGGCAGAGAGAAAATTCAGAGATATCTCTGCAGAAAAGGAAAATGGGCAAACAGCACAACCTGACAAACCAGGGAGTCTGGGTATCATCCCAGGTAAGCAAACCAAGAATCCCAGAAAGGAGAGCAGATTTGGGGCTGGTTAGAGGAAACATTCATGGGGGACAAGGCAAGACCATGAGATAAGTGTTCATGAGCAGGTTGGTCCACTCTATGGCCTGAGGCTCATCCAGCGTAGAGAGGACACTAAGGGAAggaacaaccttcattatgctgGCTCTGCCCAAGCCTTTAATGGAATTGGAGGAGGAAGTCTACCCAGAATCTCAGGCAACTCATGACATCCTTGAAGCAGGAatagggagggggtggggggtggaggcaGAGCCACTTTGGACATGGGGAGTCATAGCGCAAAAAAACCGGGAGAGCCAGTCACTCGAGGAGCTTGACATAATTTGCAGGGAAGAGTCCAAAGTGGCCGTGGCAACGTCCCCGCCACCAGCCCTCATCCACCATCTCAATGTCAGTGATGATGtcatctggatcaaaggaaatCTCATCACTTCCTT encodes the following:
- the FBXO40 gene encoding F-box only protein 40 — encoded protein: MAWVGNLSPALCSGATLNKLLNLSKFRFNKSAVTDTGRAALPALIYFLSFPCPWCPQGRARRPPSGQHRHCEGCFDRHCHVPVEPDVSCMVINCHLLCGATFHMCKEAEHELLCPLEQVPCLNSEYGCPLSMSRHKLAKHLQVCPASVVCCSMEWNRWPNVDSETTLHENIMKEIPSEECLDTALALRDQKVLFRSLKMVELFPETKEVIKERPTVNGEATWEEMAGAVGGADVDLVPRGSLSTTNEEMAELSQEEREALAKTKEGMDLIKYDKWENIFSKEHAASALTKSPSGCESESKRKNASGKEQVSRDNNAVGEGVAKGKEPQETQKKEDFHTAVETVGLAPWQDGVLERLKTAVDAKDYNMYLVHNGRMLIHFGQMAACTPKERDFVYGNLEAQEVKTVHTFKIPLSYCGKRARLGDAMLSCRPSEHKAVDTSDLGITVEDLPKSDLIKTTLQCALERELKGHVISESRSIDGLFMDFATQTYNFEPEQFSSGTVLADLLTAASPGGLHVELHSECVTRRHNKSSSAFTFTCNKFFRRDEFPLHFKNVHTDIQSCLNGWFQHRCPLAYLGCTFIQNHFRPPGQKAKVIYSQELKTFAIKPEVAPELSEGTKNNYPSGCGRKSQNSLTSLPLEILQYIAGFLDSISLSQLSQVSVLMRNICATLLQERGMVLLQWKKNRYSHGGTSWRVHREVWQFSSLFSKIKSWEFNDVTSMSEHLKTCPFNVVEHKTDPILLTSMCEPRDQARKTLVSTFTNRLRGRNIF